A genomic region of Metopolophium dirhodum isolate CAU chromosome 1, ASM1992520v1, whole genome shotgun sequence contains the following coding sequences:
- the LOC132942163 gene encoding AT-rich interactive domain-containing protein 4B-like isoform X2, with protein sequence MNEVYYMYLLVIPLTLKWKSVNLDEPPFLAVGTEVSAKYKGAFCEAKIRKISKTVKCKVQYSNGISTFVTDDAVKGQLKVGATVDVKCSDKKELVRATIQKIQDCSQYTVVFDDGDITCLKRTALCLKSGRHFAASATLDQLPLTHPEHIGVTPVRTTIVQGRRSRKHKKSSGESGEEESSAMEEKDIGKVVCVEANDKKKVRDNWFPGLIVAPTSQSSVKTNIAEDYLVRSFKDGKYYTVPKKEITEFTKEIGARVENPTLKTAVEKALFFLDKDELPPHWDRDLLFGVDKICIATDSEAFDSDNSDEESIEEKDHFVAQLFKFMDDRGTPLNQAPVINDKDVDLYKLFKIVNNCGGYNKVNKGKLWKLVAIKAGHEQQTFFSVKHCYQQYLHSFEDFYRKLGCTMLSHPRGVRSRSRFSRSIIRDVDKALPSSSSVADKNKCAKNELNDKKNKDSAVTKKTAKAIKAEEKLLKNNEETSKKGEKKKEDIANSTSRNKQSVKWDPEITETKDPVRNSKTKKEMKDILKKEIKKEIDSDTVDDNPIIEEKKGEKKKYTRNLFGKSVRKTTKKEKVVKVKSANTGLPGMRKMRAIKEQIKTFVKENTPFKKSKRGVSNTQQDATNKGKPDEEVPKLTRSKTKEDLPTKSRRVSVLSDLAESSSIVQLTQSGVLVENLIKIKKEEGSEKKKTVRKKKDDKEEKASSNDITPTPVNIENVPFDKDSPVVVGDNLVVYYGDKQATTYDAKVINVCDIEGVMKYYVHYKGWNSRYDEWIDVMRIAYKTKDPEPGPEVDNDADSSKSSPPEQKNVDSKKVPSTSSRTRRSVTPLTSNSNIKKSPFSSARPTRTCTLTDRPLFNIDNSDSDGEYTVSVGSSKQYNKKKVIKSEPGVIVKTEPLDTDNQKKTLYPKTYPSKEVLMQRSAPRKSKACVVKVHANKSEEIEVSEKVTLKPPFDFNFVVPPPSDNIKSNADNENVETHSESKIDNIIQIEPKIAPNHYLSPKEKSERNDLEHISESTKCGNEEVRIKSEPLSIPTKSEISSIIYYSSSSEDEEQNQFKKVTDVISSSLDDKSDESKISGTDFDLNKIRSEMKGLMPTSTNSNNDIQNTEPFILDQQLEIEVPKINEPVTDDVYEFKESESCNFDTISSVTEDKFCRSIRHDSPKLFNLEKPDELPRVIDSPAQEEVVEQDVSMIPFVPNSNSIYSIDNNVEIKVYENLNIINEIKNPIMRNQSGNESNESQNLMISDVTVDTPSIKEIEQHFQDEAVSDLKDEVLDLCMKPPESPPTNIFSMPEQNELNGMVIEEDDDDDEDDDESKLVIAENDKIESDYQMDSDLVVISEEHNSSNGQIDENIETHSLPPLPPSVLASIELDWKSASQLKRDISIPKDTDDESTTSCNESIQNALIQSFQMYSHFENHSSQNRLYMDNIDENTKSGFEFDSNSRSPTIEREIVESGIKLSINESSINDKPKKYDFEVESVKVKFEKEKTMVLPELQCREEIVDEDTLNNALVIEYNRKAAEYDIHKPSTSKGFFDSIHQPGTSKDSFYETDTSSDTKNSFFEASQTVKNVIFDTNVPGKSSLFDPNIPSCSSKDFYDHNIPSTSKSSFYENSLPSTSKSFYNPESDVNSVLFCEETIPGSPTGASEEQYDQEERKKALQALYEEREAASAMYAMNQSFRRPMITLMGATEEEMEEYTNILQKDGAILDQRHLQFLAEISSRNLGININEPSVTESLEREPETIVENIVKPPEKLQSKRRISSHEQPSKRCKLSTTTAPIPSVTHVEKSDEEKIPIPLKDGKPLVVYTSDMDSAQRQAVIIARMNDLRKEYSTVKGRLTVIDRRKKKIKKRKREQAKAASLNQNRHSQTASGSSTSK encoded by the exons ATGAACGAGGTCTACTACATGTACCTACTTGTTATTCCATTAACACTTAAATGGAAGTCA GTGAATTTGGATGAACCGCCTTTTCTTGCTGTTGGAACAGAAGTAAGTGCCAAATACAAAGGGGCATTTTGTGAagcaaaaataagaaaaatatcaaaaacagtAAAATGCAAA GTTCAATATTCTAATGGGATATCAACATTTGTCACAGATGATGCAGTGAAAGGACAATtaaag gTGGGGGCTACTGTTGACGTAAAATGTAGTGATAAAAAAGAATTAGTTAGAGCAACAATTCAAAAGATTCAAGATTGTAGTCAATACACTGTTG TATTTGATGATGGCGACATTACATGTTTAAAAAGAACAGCATTATGTCTTAAAAGTGGAAGACATTTTGCTGCTAGCGCTACTCTGGATCAACTCCCACTAACACACCCTGAACATATTGGGGTTACACCTGTAAGAACCACTATTGTGCAAGGTCGTAGAAgtcgaaaacataaaaaaagttCTGG AGAAAGTGGTGAAGAAGAATCTTCAGCAATGGAGGAAAAAGATATTGGAAAAGTAGTTTGTGTAGAAGCTAACGACAAAAAGAAAGTAAGGGACAATTGGTTTCCTGGTTTGATAGTTGCACCCACTTCACAATCCTCAGTCAAAACTAATATTGCAGAAGACTACCTAGTTCGTTCATTTAAGGATGGAAAATA cTATACAGTACCGAAAAAAGAAATTACTGAATTTACAAAAGAAATTGGCGCTAGAGTAGAAAATCCTACACTTAAAActg ccGTCGAAAAAGCCCTATTCTTTCTTGATAAAGATGAACTCCCACCTCACTGGGATAGAGATTTGTTGTTTGGAGTGGATAAAATTTGTATTGCTACAGATAGTGAAGCATTTGATAGTGAT aattctGATGAAGAATCAATTGAAGAAAAAGATCATTTTGTTGCACagctatttaaatttatggaTGACCGAGGAACTCCTCTTAATCAGGCTCCAGTGATTAATGACAAAGATGTTGAtttatataaactttttaag attGTTAATAATTGTGGCGGGTATAATAAAGTCAACAAAGGTAAACTATGGAAGTTGGTTGCAATTAAAGCTGGACATGAACAACagacatttttttctgttaaacaTTGCTATCAACA ATATTTACATAGTTTTGAGGATTTTTATCGAAAACTCGGATGTACTATGTTGAGTCATCCAAGAGGAGTTAGATCGCGCAGCAGATTTAGTCGCAGCATTATTAGGGATGTTGATAAGGCGTTGCCTAGCTCCTCATCTGTggctgataaaaataaatgtgcaaaaaatgaattgaacgataaaaaaaataaggattctgctgtaacaaaaaaaacagcTAAAGCTATTAAAGCTGAAGAAAAACTTTTAAAGAATAATGAAGAAACTTCAAAgaaaggtgaaaaaaaaaaagaagatattgCTAATAGTACATCACGTAATAAACAATCAGTGAAATGGGATCCTGAAATAACAGAAACAAAAGATCCAGTTAGAAattctaaaactaaaaaagaaatGAAAGACATCTTAAAAAAGGAGATAAAAAAAGAGATTGATTCTGATACAGTTGATGATAATCCAATCATTGAAGAGAAAAaaggagagaaaaaaaaatatacaagaaaTTTATTTGGAAAATCAGTACGAAAAActactaaaaaagaaaaagttgtTAAAGTAAAATCTGCAAATACTGGTTTACCAGGTATGAGAAAAATGAGAGCTATTAAAGAACAAATCAAAACATTTGTGAAAGAAAATACTCCATTCAAAAAGTCTAAAAGAGGAGTTTCTAATACCCAGCAAGATGCTACAAATAAAGGAAAACCCGATGAAGAAGTACCAAAA cttaCACGATCAAAAACCAAGGAAGATTTACCTACTAAATCAAGGAGAGTATCAGTGTTAAGTGATCTGGCTGAAAGTTCTTCTATTGTTCAACTTACACAGTCTGGAGTTCTCGTagaaaatctaattaaaattaaaaaagaggaAGGATCTGAAAAGAAGAAAACTGTAAGAAAGAAAAAGGATGATAAAGAGGAGAAAGCGTCTTCAAACGATATAACTCCTACACCTGT taatattgaaaatgtaccaTTTGATAAAGACTCGCCGGTGGTTGTTGGAGATAATTTAGTAGTATATTATGGAGATAAACAAGCAACAACTTATGATGCAAaa gtTATTAATGTGTGTGATATTGAAGGAGTAATGAAATATTACGTACATTATAAAGGATGGAATTCACGTTATGATGAATGGATAGATGTAATGCGTATTGCTTATAAAACTAAGGATCCAGAACCAGGACCTGAAGTAGATAATGATGCGGATTCTTCAAAAAGTAGTCCTCCAGAA caaaaaaatGTGGATTCAAAAAAGGTACCATCAACAAGTAGCAGAACCAGAAGGTCAGTTACTCCACTCAcatcaaattcaaatataaaaaaatcacctTTTAGCAGTGCTCGACCTACTCGGACATGTACTTTGACTGATCGTCCATTATTCAATATTg ACAATTCCGATTCCGATGGAGAATACACAGTAAGTGTAGGATCATCCAAACAATACAATAAGAAAAAAGTCATAAAATCTGAACCTGGTGTTATTGTAAAAACTGAGCCATTAGATACTGATAATCAGAAAAAGACGCTTTATCCTAAGACATATCCTAGTAAAGAAGTACTTATGCAGCGAAGTGCGCCAAGAAAATCAAAAGCATGTGTGGTTAAAGTTCATGCCAATAAATCTGAAGAAATTGAAGTTAGTGAAAAAGTTACTCTTAAACCAccgtttgattttaattttgtggtGCCACCACCAagtgataatataaaatcaaatgcaGATAATGAAAATGTAGAAACACATAGTGAAAGtaaaatagacaatattatacaaattgaaccAAAAATTGCTCCAAATCATTATTTGTCACCTAAAGAAAAATCTGAAAGAAATGATCTAGAGCATATTTCTGAATCTACAAAATGTGGGAATGAAGAAGTTAGAATTAAATCCGAACCATTATCAATTCCAACAAAGTCAGAAATTTCAAGTATCATTTATTACTCATCGTCCTCTGAAGATGAAgaacaaaatcaatttaaaaaagtaactgATGTCATCTCTTCTTCATTAGATGATAAATCtgatgaatctaaaatatctggTACCGATTTTGATCTTAACAAAATAAGATCAGAAATGAAGGGACTAATGCCAACTTCAAccaatagtaataatgatattcAAAATACAGAACCATTCATATTGGATCAACAATTAGAAATAGAAGTTCCAAAAATTAATGAACCAGTTACAGATGATGTTTATGAATTTAAAGAATCTGAATCGTGCAATTTTGATACTATTTCTTCTGTCACTGAAGACAAATTTTGTAGATCTATTAGACATGATTcaccaaaattatttaacttagaaAAACCTGATGAGCTACCAAGAGTCATTGATTCTCCAGCACAAGAGGAAGTAGTTGAACAAGATGTGTCCATGATACCATTTGTGCCTAACAGCAATAGCATTTATTCAATTGATAATAATGTTGAAATAAAAGTTTatgaaaatttgaacattataaatgaaatcaaaaatcCAATTATGAGAAATCAATCTGGCAATGAGTCTAATGAATCCCAAAACTTAATGATAAGTGATGTTACAGTAGATACGCCAAGTATAAAAGAAATTGAGCAACATTTTCAGGATGAAGCTGTTTCCGATTTAAAAGATGAAGTTTTGGATTTGTGCATGAAACCACCTGAATCACCACCTACCAACATTTTTAGTATGCCAGAGCAAAATGAACTCAATGGTATGGTCATTGaagaagatgatgatgatgatgaagatGATGATGAATCAAAATTGGTAATAgctgaaaatgataaaatagaaTCTGATTATCAAATGGATTCCGATCTTGTGGTTATTAGCGAAGAACATAATTCTTCCAATGGACAAATTGACGAAAACATAGAAACACATTCCCTGCCACCACTACCACCTAGTGTACTCGCTAGTATTGAATTAGATTGGAAAAGTGCATCTCAACTAAAAAGAGATATAAGTATACCAAAAGATACAGATGATGAAAGTACTACATCTTGTAATGAAAGCATTCAAAATGCTCTTATTCAAAGTTTCCAAATGTATTCACATTTTGAAAACCATTCGAGTCAAAATAGACTTTATATGgataatattgatgaaaatacaaaatctggttttgaatttgattcaaaTTCAAGATCGCCTACAATTGAAAGAGAAATCGTTGAATCTGGAATTAAGCTTTCCATTAATGAATCTTCGATTAATGATAAGcctaaaaaatatgattttgaagTTGAAAGTGTTAAAGTGAAATTTGAGAAAGAAAAAACTATGGTGCTACCAGAATTGCAATGTAGAGAAGAAATAGTAGATGAAGATACTCTCAATAACGCTTTAGTTATAGAGTACAATCGTAAAGCTGCCGAATATGACATTCATAAGCCTAGTACTAGTAAAGGTTTCTTTGATTCGATACATCAACCAGGTACAAGCAAAGATAGTTTCTATGAAACTGACACTAGTAGTGACACAAAAAATAGTTTCTTTGAAGCTAGTCAAAcagtcaaaaatgttatttttgataCAAATGTCCCTGGAAAAAGTAGTTTATTTGATCCCAATATTCCTAGTTGCAGTAGCAAAGATTTCTATGATCATAATATTCCAAGTACTAGCAAAAGCAGCTTTTATGAAAACTCTTTGCCTAGTACTAGCAAAAGTTTTTATAATCCTGAATCTGATGTAAATAGTGTTCTATTTTGTGAAGAAACCATACCAGGCAGTCCAACTGGTGCATCAGAAGAACAATATGATCAAGAAGAAAGAAAAAAAGCTCTTCAAGCACTTTATGAAGAAAGAGAAGCGGCTTCAGCTATGTATGCTATGAATCAATCTTTTCGTAGACCAATGATTACATTGATGGGTGCTACAGAAGAAGAAATGGAAGAATATACTAATATTCTACAAAA agATGGTGCAATACTTGATCAAAGACATTTACAGTTCTTAGCTGAGATTTCTAGTAGGAATCTTgggataaatataaatgaaccATCAGTTACGGAATCACTTGAAAGAGAACCAGAGACAATAGTTGAGA ATATAGTTAAGCCACCAGAAAAACTACAATCCAAGCGCAGAATTAGCAGTCATGAACAACCATCAAAACGCTGTAAATTGTCTACTACTACTGCTCCTATACCTTCag taacacATGTTGAAAAATCAGATGAAGAAAAAATACCGATACCTCTAAAAGATGGCAAACCATTGGTCGTATACA ctTCAGATATGGATTCGGCTCAAAGGCAAGCTGTTATAATAGCGAGAATGAATGATCTACGAAAAGAATATAGTACAGTTAAAGGCCGTTTAACTGTGATTGAtcgaagaaagaaaaaaattaaaaagcgaAAAAGAGAGCAGGCCAAAGCTGCTAGCCTGAATCAAAATAGACATTCACAAACAGCTAGTGGTTCTAGCacatctaaataa